A window of Paenibacillus sp. 19GGS1-52 contains these coding sequences:
- a CDS encoding DUF4183 domain-containing protein, whose amino-acid sequence MPVIKPVFTAVASAPIATGGVIATTVNPVVTRYFAAITAGMIGATNTTVLAASFTDDADAPVGALPTVSAEDSLNVYLNGVLQQSTLSTMTTASLVLATIDLLVGTPVTIEVTNFTNTTSDLTTPPAISAPTITVTS is encoded by the coding sequence ATGCCAGTCATCAAACCAGTCTTCACAGCAGTCGCCTCTGCGCCAATAGCTACTGGAGGGGTTATCGCTACTACAGTGAATCCGGTAGTAACCAGATACTTTGCAGCCATAACCGCCGGTATGATCGGGGCAACGAATACAACTGTTCTGGCAGCGAGCTTTACGGATGATGCTGATGCTCCTGTAGGTGCATTACCAACTGTTTCGGCTGAAGATTCCTTAAATGTCTATCTTAATGGAGTGCTTCAACAAAGCACCTTGTCCACAATGACAACAGCCAGTCTGGTGCTTGCTACTATCGATTTGCTAGTGGGTACACCTGTCACAATTGAAGTAACCAACTTTACAAATACAACTTCAGATCTGACGACCCCGCCAGCAATTTCGGCACCGACTATCACAGTCACTAGCTAA
- a CDS encoding glycosyltransferase family 4 protein: MGLRSKVMLFSHICEPDRITGAEKWLLFIATTLSRRYEVILVVPRFGKLFLEATENHIQVIIQDYPLLWSLYESSPAMHQELANFMATDTYRLLVNQLQTYRPDWIVVNTSVCALPASAAKELGLPVAWIINEILYPTIHQIEAVQIINKYANWIIGISESVLAPFSIPLINDKKRLIFPSWNDAALCPEKWEKNRRSLRAAYGINDQEILIGSVSAMLSPHKGIDQFIRMAGILMSRFPQVKFLIAGSLELTGYVEECKSLVQATPDPSRILFHSFEDRIEQLYPALDAVVVPSMIDEGFGMTALEGLIFGKAVLAYGSGGINEVLTNTGNGEFLVPKGDLHQLAQTASNLIQSEIGMNKIRNRNRQAAVDTFGEAVFQKRFDTLLQQVDLVVNDLNKRHQMAKFRYSEGSILRGDLSYVVFLLEEGVKRPFCNEAAMARYRYNIVSDVQVVNDAELQAYPTGHVLSTEEPFEVNSPMNMMLMGSGTGVYWRRGETIHPVVSLEALRATGWDPNRIVSVSDDILARFKQGSLITTFAPYPQTIAR; encoded by the coding sequence ATGGGCTTAAGATCTAAGGTAATGTTATTTTCTCATATTTGCGAACCGGATCGGATTACAGGTGCCGAGAAGTGGTTGCTTTTCATAGCTACAACCCTTAGCCGGAGATATGAGGTTATTCTGGTTGTCCCCCGTTTCGGCAAGCTATTTCTTGAAGCAACGGAGAATCATATACAAGTCATCATCCAAGATTATCCGTTGTTATGGTCCTTATATGAGTCTTCTCCTGCTATGCATCAAGAACTGGCGAATTTCATGGCCACAGATACCTACCGGTTATTAGTAAACCAACTGCAGACATATCGACCGGACTGGATTGTGGTTAATACGTCTGTATGCGCATTGCCTGCGTCTGCGGCAAAAGAACTCGGACTCCCCGTCGCTTGGATCATTAATGAAATATTGTATCCTACGATTCATCAGATTGAAGCGGTACAAATCATAAATAAATATGCGAATTGGATCATTGGTATATCAGAATCCGTGCTAGCCCCCTTCAGTATTCCTCTAATAAATGATAAAAAAAGACTGATATTCCCCTCCTGGAATGATGCTGCTCTGTGTCCTGAGAAGTGGGAGAAGAATCGTCGCAGTTTGCGGGCGGCGTATGGGATTAACGATCAAGAGATACTGATTGGATCAGTTTCAGCTATGCTGTCCCCTCATAAAGGGATTGACCAATTTATCCGTATGGCCGGGATACTGATGTCAAGATTTCCACAAGTGAAATTTTTGATTGCTGGTAGTCTGGAATTGACCGGGTATGTTGAGGAATGTAAAAGCCTTGTCCAAGCAACACCCGACCCATCCCGCATTCTATTTCACTCCTTCGAAGACCGGATTGAACAGCTATATCCAGCACTCGATGCTGTTGTTGTACCAAGCATGATTGATGAAGGATTTGGAATGACTGCCCTTGAAGGACTCATATTTGGTAAAGCTGTCCTTGCATATGGCTCTGGAGGGATTAACGAGGTGCTTACGAATACGGGCAACGGTGAATTTCTGGTGCCTAAAGGAGATTTACACCAACTGGCCCAAACTGCTTCCAATCTGATACAAAGTGAAATAGGGATGAATAAAATCAGAAATAGAAATCGCCAAGCTGCAGTAGATACTTTTGGTGAAGCGGTGTTTCAAAAGCGGTTTGATACTTTACTTCAACAGGTTGATCTTGTTGTGAACGACTTGAACAAACGTCATCAGATGGCCAAGTTTCGTTATTCTGAAGGCTCTATTCTACGTGGGGATTTATCCTATGTGGTGTTTCTTTTGGAGGAGGGTGTCAAACGTCCTTTCTGTAATGAAGCAGCGATGGCTCGATACCGGTATAACATAGTGAGCGATGTCCAGGTTGTAAACGATGCCGAGCTACAAGCTTATCCCACAGGACATGTGCTATCTACTGAGGAGCCTTTTGAAGTAAACAGCCCGATGAATATGATGCTCATGGGTTCAGGAACAGGTGTTTACTGGCGGAGAGGGGAAACAATTCACCCTGTGGTATCGCTAGAAGCCTTGCGGGCTACCGGTTGGGACCCAAATCGAATTGTGAGCGTATCAGATGATATTCTGGCCCGATTTAAGCAAGGTTCCTTAATCACTACGTTTGCTCCCTACCCGCAGACGATTGCAAGGTGA
- a CDS encoding DUF4183 domain-containing protein, which yields MASSIRDKKYCGKAKNKKRVLHLKKKIRPTDCLSKKRLRFKRCPRRLVSHKIGRGQTRTIGSQAPNNTQGTPGAQGPQGPQGPQGPQGPQGPQGAYEVQAAGNYQGLIGPEGARGFSGPAGPQGLIGPEGAPGFSGPAGPQGPTGPPGEIPAITIVPTVYRYFYLPLSMIDSTVDIPVNQFTDDNGGVAAEFEGIGANSYTNLYINGVLQEGSLYSLNEQLLRLFLDGDMLIAGTPIIVENVEFLARVA from the coding sequence TTGGCTTCTTCTATCCGGGATAAAAAATATTGTGGAAAAGCAAAAAACAAAAAAAGAGTGCTTCATTTAAAAAAGAAAATCCGGCCTACAGATTGTTTATCTAAGAAAAGACTACGCTTCAAGCGTTGCCCGCGAAGATTGGTAAGCCATAAGATTGGACGAGGGCAAACCCGCACCATTGGTTCGCAGGCACCTAACAATACACAAGGCACTCCTGGTGCCCAAGGACCTCAAGGACCACAAGGACCACAAGGACCACAAGGACCTCAAGGACCTCAAGGTGCTTATGAGGTTCAAGCAGCAGGGAATTATCAGGGACTTATAGGTCCCGAGGGGGCTCGAGGATTCTCAGGCCCAGCGGGCCCGCAAGGACTTATAGGTCCCGAGGGGGCTCCAGGATTCTCAGGCCCAGCGGGCCCGCAAGGACCTACAGGTCCTCCAGGAGAAATACCGGCGATAACCATTGTACCAACCGTTTATCGGTATTTTTATTTGCCACTTTCGATGATTGATTCCACTGTTGATATTCCTGTCAATCAATTTACTGATGATAACGGAGGAGTTGCTGCCGAATTTGAGGGGATTGGAGCAAATAGCTATACCAATTTATATATTAATGGCGTTTTGCAGGAAGGCAGCTTGTACAGCCTAAATGAGCAGCTTCTGAGACTCTTTTTGGACGGAGATATGTTAATTGCGGGGACGCCTATCATCGTTGAGAATGTGGAGTTTTTAGCACGAGTAGCATAG